ACTCCTGGTACTTCCCGAAGGTGTCGGCAATGGCCGCGGCCCGGGCCGCGCGCACCGAGGAATCATTCTTCAGGTTGATGTCCAGGAAATAGCGCGTGCGGTACTCGAGCCTGATCTCGCCCTTCTTGGCCAACGACTCGAACACCGGCCCATAGACGGTTTCGTACTGGTGGCACGCGGGGCACTGGAAGTCATCGACCACGGTCAGCACGGGGGCGGAGTTGTTCGTGTTGTCGGCGGAGAACACTCCCTTGTCGCCGGGGGAGGCGTTGGGGGGCCGCACGCTGACGGTGGTGGCAGTCCCCTTCGTCGAGGAGCCTGACTTGCTGGAGAAGACGCCGGAGGCGGCCATCGCGATCACGGCAACCAGGGCGGCGATGATGACGACCACGACGGTCACGATGATGATGCGCTTGCGGCGGGCGGCCGCAGCCTCGCGTTCACGGGCGGCGCGCAGCTGCTCGCGGCGACTCGCCGACTTGGCGGCGTTGGATGAGGCCATGGTCAACCTTTCATGAGGGGTCAGTCGGGAAAGCTTCAGGAGCCCTGGTGGGGCGTCTTCTCGGCGTGGGCGGGCACATGGTCGTCGTCATCGACGGACAGCGGCCGGAACAGCCAGCCATCCACGGACAGGGCGGTGCGTGGCCGGATGACGAGCCAGACGCTGGCGGCAAGCAGGCCGATGTCGCGAATGATGTCCCACAGGTACTGGGGCTTCTGGTCCGAACTGAGGATGCCGCCCTGGCCGAAGCAGCCGCAGTCAAGGCGCAGGCCGTGCGCCCATGCCCAGGCGATGCCGAAGGTGAACACGATCATCGCCAGGCCGTTGAGCACCGAGGCGACGCGCGTGAACAGGCCAACGACCAGTAGCGCTCCGACGACGAGCTCCAGGGGCGGTTGGGCATAGCCGATCAGCGTGCTGAGCGTGTCGCCCAACCCCAACTGGTACAACTTCACCTGTTCCACGTTCAGCGGCAGGTTGCCGATCTTGGTGGCGCCCGCCCAGATCATCACGACGCCGGTCAGCAGGCGGAGCGCCAGTCCCACCCAATCGCGCCAATCCTGCGGGCGACGCAGTGCGCGCGGCGGGGTGACGCGACTCGGTTCGGAACTCACGGTGGGCAGCATACCCGGGACAATGGGGTGCATCGACCCGGATGAAGCGGCCGATATCGGGCCTGTGACCCCGCTGAGTGCCACGCGGACAAGACCGCGTGATGCGTCGGCGCCGAGCTCCACGGCCACTGGCTAGGCTTGCAGTCGATGAACAGCACCCAGGGGCTCCCCGCTGACAGCCCGCGACACAGCATTGTGACCGGCGGCTTTGATTCCGGCGATCCGCAACGTCACGCACATATCGTCTCCGAGCTCACCGGACGCTGGCCGGAGAACCGCGTGGGACCCTCCCTCGACCGCATTGCGCGACTGTGCGAGCTCCTGGGGTCGCCCCAGCGCAGCGCCCCGGTGATCCAGATCACCGGCACGAACGGCAAGGGCAGCACCGCCATCATGATCGATGCCCTGCTGCGGGCCATGGGCCTGCGCACCGGACGGTTCAGCTCACCCCACCTGCAGGACCTCACCGAACGGATCTGCATCGATGGCCAGCCCATCGCCCCCGACCGCTTCGACGAGCTGTGGGAACAGGTCGAACCGTTGGTCACGATGGTCGACGACCAACGCCTGGACGGCATCGAGATGACCTTCTTCGAGGTGATGACGGGGCTGGCCTACGCGGCGTTCGCCGACGCACCCGTTGACGTGATGATCATGGAGGTCGGCATGGGTGGGCGTTGGGACGCCACCAATGTTGCCGATGCCCAGGTGGCCGTGGTCGGTCCGGTGGCGATGGACCACATGCAGTACCTCGGGGACACGATCGCCGAGATCGCCACCGAGAAGGCGGGCATCATCAAGGCCGGTTCGACGGCCGTCATCGCGGGCCAGAGCGCCGATGCGGCACGCGTCCTGGCCCAACGCTGCCTCGAGGTGGGGGCCCCCATGGTGCGTGAGGGCATCGATTTCGGCCTGCTCGACCGTCAGCCCGCCGTGAGCGGGCAGCTGTTGCGCCTGGACACGGCCTCGGGTCCGATCGGCGACATCTTCCTTCCGTTGCTGGGTGCCCACATGGCCCACAACGCCGCACTGGCGTTGGCCAGTGTCGAGGCGTTCATGGGGGGCAAGGGCCTTGACCCGACGGTGATCGAGGCGGGATTCGGCCAGGTGGTGGCTCCGGCGCGCCTGGAGACGGTGCATTCCGAGCCCACCGTGGTGCTCGACACCGCACACAATCCCCATGGCGTGAAGGCGACCCTCGAGGCGTTGCGGGAGGCCTTCACCTTCCGTCCGCTGATCGCCGTGGTTGCAATGATGGCCGACAAGCAGGTCGACCAGGTGCTCGCCCAACTGGAGGCGGTTGCCGACATCATCGTGGTGAGCCATGTGTCGGGCAGCCGTCGCGCGATGTCGGTGGCCGAGCTTGCCGATCTGGCCACGGGAATCTTCGGTGCCAACCGGGTGCGCACCGCCGATGACGTCTCCCAGGCACTGTCCACGGCCATGGGACTGGCCGAGCAGTCCGGCGAGGGCGCCGGCGTGCTCGTGATCGGCTCGGTCTACCTGGCAGGCGAGGTCCGCGACATCCTGGTGGGCCACGACGTGACCACTGTCGGGCAGCCCCTGCGACTGGGCGCCGACGACCTGCAGGTCGGCGAACGTCGCCCGGCCATCATCGATGCCGACGACGAGGACGTCGACGACGAGGATTGAGGCGCGGCACGGCACGCCCAGCGTTGCTTGCGTCAGTCCGCGCTGAGCCGAACTCTGCCGGATACGGGCGCGCCACCGAGATCGACAGGCACATTGTTTAAGGTGTGGGAGTGAGTGAATCGCGCCACGACCCGCCCGGGGGGGTCTCCTCGCCGGAAGTCCAGTCCCCGGAGGCCCGGTCGGAACGAACGCTGGTCCTGCTGAAGCCCGATGCCGTCCGGCGTGGCTTGGTGGGAGAGATCATCGCCCGGTATGAGCGCAAGGGCCTGCGGATCCGCGCGATGCAACTGCGTCATGTGGATGCCGACTTGGCCGCCAAGCACTATGCGGAACATGTCGACGCGCCCTATTACCCGGCCGTCGAGGCATTCATCACCTGTGGCCCGGTTGTGGCCCTTGCCCTCGAGGGCGAGAATGCGATCACCATCGTGCGCGCCATGCATGGTGCCACCGATCCTTCCGAGGCACGTCCGGGCACGGTGCGTGGGGACTACTCCCTGAGCACCCGGATGAACTTGGTGCACGCCTCGGATTCACCCAAATCAGCGCAGCGCGAGCTGGCGCTGTGGTTCGGACAGGACTTATGAGCGAAAACAACCACCCCCAATCCGACGGCACGCCCGGCCCTTCACAGTGGGGTCCGCCACAACCCCGTCAGTTGCCTGAGCCAGCAGGTGTTCCTCACGGCCTCCCGGTGTCAGATTCATCGGTGTCGTCCGCGCCCGCAGGCGCCGCGCGCCTGCAATACCCGACGAGCGGATCCACCCCGGTGCCGGCTCGTGATCAGGCCGCAATGGCGTGGCAGTATGCCCCTTACCTCCCGGCCGAGCGCGATCTGCCGACAAGGCCGACCCATTACCACGGATTCTGGCGCACCGAGAAGTGGCGTTGGTGGCGGGTACTACTGGCTGCTGCAGTCACTCTGGCGGGCTTCTTCGGCACCGGGTTCGCCTTTGGGTTGTTCGGCTATGCCATTGATTTCGCGCGCACCGGAAAGATCGATGGTCCGGGAACGGGGCTGACCGCCGGACTGTTTCTGGGCAACAACCTCGCGCTCGCCAGCCTGATCCCGATTGCGCTGCTCGTCTCGCTGGTGTTCCGCCAGCCGATGCGGTGGATGTCAAGCGTCACCGGACGCTTTCGATGGCGGTGGTTCGGTGCCTGCCTGGCGTGGTGTTTGCCTTTCTGGATCGTGCTGGCAACACTCACCTCCTTGGTCGGCGAGAAGGGCGAGCTCGCAATGCACAAGGACACCGTGTTCATGATCTTCGCGGTGCTGCTGACCACGCCGCTGCAATGCGTCGGCGAGGAGTTCCTGTGCCGCGGCATCGTGAACCGTGGAGTTGCCAGCTTCTTTCCCCAAACCACGCGGCTGCTTCAGGTCCTGTCGGCGATCGCCGGCGGGGCTGTGAGCTCTGTGGTCTTCATGTTGTTGCACAACGCCGGTGATGTATGGCTCAACGTCAATTATTTCCTCTTTGCGTCGATCGGTTGTTACCTGGGCTGGGTCACCGGCGGACTCGAGGCGTCGTCCGCGATGCACATCATCAATAACCTGACAGCTATGGCGACACTGCCGTTCACCGATTTCAGCGGCATGTTCAACCGTGAGGCGGGCAGCTCAAGCCCGGCAATACTGTTGATCGACCTGACCCCGGTGGTGTTGGCCGCCATCGTGCTGACCTGGCGCGCCCATCGCAAGAAGATCACCAATGTCTCGGCGCCAGGTGCCGCCGGGCCGACGGCACCTCCAGCCCCGGCCCAACCGATCCAGCCCCCCGCTCCCTATGGCCAGCCCGGCTGGGCCACCGGTCCGCAGCAGGGCCCCTCGCAGGAATATCCCCCGCAGGGGTATTGGGGTCCCCGCCAGTTCTGCGGCAGCCCCGGGATGGTTCCCGGCAGGATCCGCTGGGGCAGCGCGTGACAGCCCCGTTTCACGGGCCTGATTACCCTGAGTGCTGGGTTGCGCCCAGATCGTGACCTCGACAGGAGTTTTCACAGTGAGCGGATATCGCCGACCCGAGCCGGCCTCGCAGTTTGAACAGCTCACCCCACTGCTCGCGCAGGTCTCCACCCCTGTGCAATATGTGGGCGGCGAGATCAATGCCCAACACAAGGCCTGGGACGACGCCCGGGTGCACTGGGCGCTGTTGTTCCCCGATACCTACGGGGTGGGCCAGCCCAACCAGGGCATGGCGATCCTCTATGAGGTGCTCAACGAACTTGACTGGGCCAGCGCGGAGCGCAGCTTCTCGGTATGGCCCGACCTGGAGCGCCTCATGCGCGCCAAGGGCGTCGGGCAGTTCACCCTGGAGAGCCATCGTCGGGTGTCGGGCTATGACGTGATCGGGGTGAGCCTGTCCACGGAGCTCAGCTACACGAACCTGCTCAATGCCCTCGACCTGGCGGGCCTGCCCATCCACTCCGCCGAGCGCGACGATGACGCGCCCCTGGTGGTGGTCGGCGGACACTGCGCCTTCAACCCCGAGCCGATCGCCGACTTCGTCGATGTCGTCGTGCTGGGGGATGGCGAGGAGGCTTCCCTCGAGCTGTCACGCATCGTGCGGGACTGGTTGGACGAGGGGCGTCCCGGCGGACGGGTGGGCGTCCTGGAACGCCTCGCGCACACCGGCATGTTCTATGTGCCCCGCTTCTACCAGGTCGACTACGCCCCTGATGCGACGATCTCCCGGATCGCCCCCGTGCGCGCCGACATCCCGGCGACCATCAACCGCTGGGTGCTCACCGGACTGGATGACTGGCCCTATCCCAAGGCACCAGTGGTGCCGATGGCCGAGACCGTGCACGAGCGCTATTCGGTCGAGATCTTCCGCGGCTGCACCCGCGGCTGTCGCTTCTGCCAGGCCGGCATGATCACCCGCCCAGTGCGGGAGCGCTCCGTGCAGACCATCGAGTCGATGGTCGACCGCGGACTGGCCGCCACCGGCCTGGAGGAGGTCGGACTACTCAGCCTGTCGAGCGCCGATCACTCCGAGATCGACCAGATCGCCGGCGGCCTGGCAGATCGCTATGCCGGCACCAACACCTCGCTGAGCCTGCCCAGCACGCGGGTTGACGCGTTCAACGTGCAGCTGGCCCAGGAACTGTCGCGCAACGGACGGCGCACCGGATTGACGATCGCGCCGGAGGCCGGCAGCGAACGGATGCGGGCGGTGATCAACAAGAATGTCTCGGAGGCCGACCTGATGGCCACCGTGACCGCGGCCTTCGAACAGGGCTGGCGTTCGGTCAAGATGTACTTCATGTGTGGGCTGCCCACCGAGACCGACGACGACGTGGCGGCAATCGCCCGCCTCGCCAAGCAGGTGGTGGCCAGGGGCCGCGAGATCTCGGGCAGCCGCGACATTCGGTGCACGGTGGGCATCGGCGGGTTCGTCCCCAAGTCGCACACGCCCTTCGAATGGGCGCCCCAGGCGACGCCCGAGGTGATCGACCACCGCATCGCCATCGTCAAGGACGCGATCCGCGAGGACCGCCAGTTCCGCAAGTCCATCACCGTGCGCTACAGCGCCGGCGAACCCGGACAGGTCGAGGGCCTGCTCGCCCGCGGTGACCGGCGCGTCGGTCGTGTCGTGGAAGCCGTGTGGCGCGCCGGCGGGCGTTTCGACGGTTGGAGCGAGTACTTCGACTACGAGCTGTGGACGCGTTGCGCGGCCGAGCAGTTGGCGCCGTTCGGCATCGACCTGGAGTGGTTCACCACCCGGGAACGTCCTCAGGTGGAGGTACTTGCCTGGGACCACCTGGATTCCGGACTCGACCGCACCTGGCTGTGGGACGAGTACCGCTCGGCGATCGCCGGCGACCAGCTGGCGGATTGCCGCTGGGACGACTGCAACGACTGCGGCGTCTGCCCGCTGTTCGGGGTGGACATCGAGCTGGCCACCGAGGGGCAGCGACCCAGCTCGCAGCAGGCCGCCTCGTAGGCCGGCGCCCCACGGACGTCACCCGGGCGCGGACCCGCGGACGTCTCGTGGGCGCCCGGATGCCTACGGGTTGGCGGCCAGGAAGATATAGGCGGCCAGGATCACCAGGTGCACTCCGCCCTGCAGGCGGGTGGCACGGCCCGGCGCGATGGTGAGCATGGCCAGCAGTACGGACATCACCAGCAACGCGATCTGGGTGGAGCCCAGGCCCAGGTAGAACTCGCCGGGGAACCAGATCATGGCCACGGCAAGGGTCGGGATCGTCAGGCCGATGCTGGCCATGGCCGATCCCAGCGCCAGGTTGAGGCTCACCTGCACCCGGTTCTGTCGCGCCGCGCGGACGGCGGCCAGCGACTCGGGTGCCAGCACCACCAGGGCGATGATCACGCCGACGAAGCCCGGCGGTAGTCCGGCGGCGGCCACACCGGCCTCGATGGTGGGGGACAGGATCTTCGCCAGTCCGACCACGGCCACCAGGGCGATCAGCAGGAAACCGAGGCTGCGCAGAGTGGCTGCGGTGGTCGGCGTCCAGGAGTCATCGTCGGTGTCGATCGGCATCCCGTCCTCGTCGATCGGCAGGAACGAACTGCGGTGCCGTCCGGTCTGGGCGGCGATGAACAAGCCGTACAACACCAGCGAGGCCACGCCGGCGAAGGCGAGCTGTGAGGGCGTGTACGAGGGGCTCGGGTCGCTCACGGTGAAGCGGGGGAGCACCAGGCAGATACCGGCCAGCGCCGTCACCGTGGCCAGGGCACCGCCACTGCCCAGGGCGCTGAAGCGCGATGTGGAATGTCGGGAGGCGCTCACGGTGAGCGACAGGCCCATGATGCCGTTGATGGTGATCATCACCGCGGCGAAGACGGTGTCACGGGCCAGCGTGGCCGAGCCCTTGCCGGAGGCCATCAGGGTGAGGATGAGCCCCACTTCGATCACCGTGACCGCGACGGCCAGGACCAGCGAGCCGAAGGGCTCACCGACCTTCTGGGCGATCACCTCGGCGTGGTGCACCGAGGCGATGATCGAGCCGATCAACAGGATCGTCAGCACCGCCAGCACGAGGGCTGCGGTGGGGTGGTAGATCCACGAGACGATCAGGGCGGCGAAGGCGAGGATCGGCAGCACCCGGGTCCAGTGCAGCCATTTGTGCTTGATCACTTTGCTCACGCGCGGCCCTCCGTCGTGCCTTCCTGGTCGTCGGAGGCCGGCGCGTCCATCGGACGCATCCCGTGCTCCTGGCGCCACCGGCCATGCACGTGCATGGCGCGGGCCACCCCGGCCTTCAATTCGGTTTCGTCACCGATGTGGTCCCGATGCTTCGGGGGGACGTCCTCCACCTGTTCGGCAGTGCGGACCAGCACGCGATAACGGTGCTCACGCTTGTCCGCTTCGGTGTCCTCGTCAAGTTTGAGGTAGCGGTCGGTCTCGGTGCGCAGCCGCGCGCCGGCGGCCTGGGCCTTGCCCGCGCCGCTCAGCAGCGAGGTGACGACCGTGATCACCAGCACGCCGATGATCACGCTCAGCGAGATGCCGGTGGTGATCTCGATCACCGGCACCGATTCGCCGTCGTTGATGAAGGGCACGGTGTTCTCGTGCAGGGCGTGCAGGATCAGCTTGATGCCGATGAAGCTCAGGATGGCACCCAACCCGTACGACAGGTAGATGAGGCGGTCCAGCAGTCCGTCGATGAGGAAGAACAGCTGACGCAGGCCCATCAGCGAGAAGGTCGTGGCGGTGAACACGATGTAGGTGCTCTGGGTGAGTCCGAAGATGGCGGGGATCGAGTCGAGTGCGAACAGGATGTCGGTACCGCCGATGGCGACCATCACCAGCAGCATCGGCGTCATCATGCGCTTGCCGTCCACCACCGTGAACAGCTTGTCATCGTCGTACTGGTCTGATGTGCGCAGCAGCTTGCGGGCCAGCCGGATCATGAGGTTGTCGGCCTCGGAGCCGTGTGACTCCTCATTGTCGGGCTTGACGGTGTGCCCGGCGGTGATCAGCAGGATCAGGCCGAACAGGTAGAAGACCCACGAGAAGCGGTTGATCAGTGCCGCGCCCAGGAAGATGAATCCGGTGCGGGCGATGATCGAGAAGACGATGCCCACCAGCAGCACCTTCTGCTGGTCCTTCCGGGGGACTGCGAAGCTGGAGATGATCAGCAGGAAGACGAACAGGTTGTCAACGCTGAGCGCCTTCTCGGTGATGTAGCCCGCGAAGTATTCACTGCCCATCTCGGTGCCACCGACGATCATCACGACGATGCCGAAGGCAATCGCGATGCCGATGTACACCGCCGACCAGACGGCGGCCTCGCGCAGCGAGGGGGAGTGCGCCTTGCGCACGTGGGCGAAGTAGTCGAACGCCAGCAAGCCGACGATCAGGATGATGGTTGCGATCCAGACGGCCGCTGGGACCATACAGGTTCCTTTCCGGTGAGTGGACAAGCCGGCGATTTGATTTGATAATACAAACCAATTGGATGTGGGCACAAGCGGGATGGCCCGTCCCAACGGCTTTTCGCGGCGCCTCCCGGGCGGCTCGTGGTGGCCCCTGGCGGGGCCGTCCCGCGGCGCACGGTGGGCCCACGGCAGGCGAACCACCCACGGCGGATGAGTCACGGAGAGGCAGTGCATGGCAACAGGGTCCGGTGTCGAGGACACCATGCTCGAGTTGGCGCGGGTCATGTCGCGCTCCTCGGTGCGTCGGCGTATCCACGGCAGCCTTGCCGACGAACTCTCGCCGACCGACACCTGGTTGTTGACCCACCTGTCCGAGGTGGGGCCCATGGCGATGACCGAGCTGGCCCAGTGGCAGGGGGTCGACCGCTCCACGATGACCGCCCAGACCCAGCACCTGGAGAAGCGCGGCTACCTGGTGCGGGAGCCGTCCCAGCGCGATCACCGGGTGATCATGGTGGGGCTGAGCGCCATGGGTGAGCGCATCGCCCAGGTGCTTCGCGCCGCCGGGCGCAGCGCCTTTGGCCGGGCCATGGGGGATTGGTCGCCCCAGGAGCGCGAGATGCTCGATCGCCTCCTGTCCCGGTTGCTCGCGGGGCTGGAGCGCTCCGCGCAGGGCGACCCGGGCTGAGCGTCGGACCCCACCCGCTGCGGCGCGGGATCTGGCAGCACCGGCTGTCCTAGGATCTTGGGCGTGCCAAAACGCGAACCACCCCGTCAGCCACCGCCGGT
The window above is part of the Propionibacterium freudenreichii subsp. freudenreichii genome. Proteins encoded here:
- a CDS encoding DoxX family protein — its product is MSSEPSRVTPPRALRRPQDWRDWVGLALRLLTGVVMIWAGATKIGNLPLNVEQVKLYQLGLGDTLSTLIGYAQPPLELVVGALLVVGLFTRVASVLNGLAMIVFTFGIAWAWAHGLRLDCGCFGQGGILSSDQKPQYLWDIIRDIGLLAASVWLVIRPRTALSVDGWLFRPLSVDDDDHVPAHAEKTPHQGS
- the ndk gene encoding nucleoside-diphosphate kinase, with amino-acid sequence MSESRHDPPGGVSSPEVQSPEARSERTLVLLKPDAVRRGLVGEIIARYERKGLRIRAMQLRHVDADLAAKHYAEHVDAPYYPAVEAFITCGPVVALALEGENAITIVRAMHGATDPSEARPGTVRGDYSLSTRMNLVHASDSPKSAQRELALWFGQDL
- a CDS encoding TIGR03960 family B12-binding radical SAM protein, whose translation is MSGYRRPEPASQFEQLTPLLAQVSTPVQYVGGEINAQHKAWDDARVHWALLFPDTYGVGQPNQGMAILYEVLNELDWASAERSFSVWPDLERLMRAKGVGQFTLESHRRVSGYDVIGVSLSTELSYTNLLNALDLAGLPIHSAERDDDAPLVVVGGHCAFNPEPIADFVDVVVLGDGEEASLELSRIVRDWLDEGRPGGRVGVLERLAHTGMFYVPRFYQVDYAPDATISRIAPVRADIPATINRWVLTGLDDWPYPKAPVVPMAETVHERYSVEIFRGCTRGCRFCQAGMITRPVRERSVQTIESMVDRGLAATGLEEVGLLSLSSADHSEIDQIAGGLADRYAGTNTSLSLPSTRVDAFNVQLAQELSRNGRRTGLTIAPEAGSERMRAVINKNVSEADLMATVTAAFEQGWRSVKMYFMCGLPTETDDDVAAIARLAKQVVARGREISGSRDIRCTVGIGGFVPKSHTPFEWAPQATPEVIDHRIAIVKDAIREDRQFRKSITVRYSAGEPGQVEGLLARGDRRVGRVVEAVWRAGGRFDGWSEYFDYELWTRCAAEQLAPFGIDLEWFTTRERPQVEVLAWDHLDSGLDRTWLWDEYRSAIAGDQLADCRWDDCNDCGVCPLFGVDIELATEGQRPSSQQAAS
- a CDS encoding CPBP family intramembrane glutamic endopeptidase yields the protein MSSAPAGAARLQYPTSGSTPVPARDQAAMAWQYAPYLPAERDLPTRPTHYHGFWRTEKWRWWRVLLAAAVTLAGFFGTGFAFGLFGYAIDFARTGKIDGPGTGLTAGLFLGNNLALASLIPIALLVSLVFRQPMRWMSSVTGRFRWRWFGACLAWCLPFWIVLATLTSLVGEKGELAMHKDTVFMIFAVLLTTPLQCVGEEFLCRGIVNRGVASFFPQTTRLLQVLSAIAGGAVSSVVFMLLHNAGDVWLNVNYFLFASIGCYLGWVTGGLEASSAMHIINNLTAMATLPFTDFSGMFNREAGSSSPAILLIDLTPVVLAAIVLTWRAHRKKITNVSAPGAAGPTAPPAPAQPIQPPAPYGQPGWATGPQQGPSQEYPPQGYWGPRQFCGSPGMVPGRIRWGSA
- a CDS encoding MarR family winged helix-turn-helix transcriptional regulator gives rise to the protein MATGSGVEDTMLELARVMSRSSVRRRIHGSLADELSPTDTWLLTHLSEVGPMAMTELAQWQGVDRSTMTAQTQHLEKRGYLVREPSQRDHRVIMVGLSAMGERIAQVLRAAGRSAFGRAMGDWSPQEREMLDRLLSRLLAGLERSAQGDPG
- a CDS encoding calcium:proton antiporter, translated to MSKVIKHKWLHWTRVLPILAFAALIVSWIYHPTAALVLAVLTILLIGSIIASVHHAEVIAQKVGEPFGSLVLAVAVTVIEVGLILTLMASGKGSATLARDTVFAAVMITINGIMGLSLTVSASRHSTSRFSALGSGGALATVTALAGICLVLPRFTVSDPSPSYTPSQLAFAGVASLVLYGLFIAAQTGRHRSSFLPIDEDGMPIDTDDDSWTPTTAATLRSLGFLLIALVAVVGLAKILSPTIEAGVAAAGLPPGFVGVIIALVVLAPESLAAVRAARQNRVQVSLNLALGSAMASIGLTIPTLAVAMIWFPGEFYLGLGSTQIALLVMSVLLAMLTIAPGRATRLQGGVHLVILAAYIFLAANP
- a CDS encoding DsbA family protein, with product MASSNAAKSASRREQLRAAREREAAAARRKRIIIVTVVVVIIAALVAVIAMAASGVFSSKSGSSTKGTATTVSVRPPNASPGDKGVFSADNTNNSAPVLTVVDDFQCPACHQYETVYGPVFESLAKKGEIRLEYRTRYFLDINLKNDSSVRAARAAAIADTFGKYQEYHDTVFSNQPSQEGVGYTDDQLRNSFPQAAGITGDDLAKFQSSYDKGEMNAFVDAVDKNASADGYNSTPTFLSNDKQIKFTNSAPTEDYVMQIVKAA
- a CDS encoding TerC family protein, whose translation is MVPAAVWIATIILIVGLLAFDYFAHVRKAHSPSLREAAVWSAVYIGIAIAFGIVVMIVGGTEMGSEYFAGYITEKALSVDNLFVFLLIISSFAVPRKDQQKVLLVGIVFSIIARTGFIFLGAALINRFSWVFYLFGLILLITAGHTVKPDNEESHGSEADNLMIRLARKLLRTSDQYDDDKLFTVVDGKRMMTPMLLVMVAIGGTDILFALDSIPAIFGLTQSTYIVFTATTFSLMGLRQLFFLIDGLLDRLIYLSYGLGAILSFIGIKLILHALHENTVPFINDGESVPVIEITTGISLSVIIGVLVITVVTSLLSGAGKAQAAGARLRTETDRYLKLDEDTEADKREHRYRVLVRTAEQVEDVPPKHRDHIGDETELKAGVARAMHVHGRWRQEHGMRPMDAPASDDQEGTTEGRA
- a CDS encoding bifunctional folylpolyglutamate synthase/dihydrofolate synthase, which translates into the protein MNSTQGLPADSPRHSIVTGGFDSGDPQRHAHIVSELTGRWPENRVGPSLDRIARLCELLGSPQRSAPVIQITGTNGKGSTAIMIDALLRAMGLRTGRFSSPHLQDLTERICIDGQPIAPDRFDELWEQVEPLVTMVDDQRLDGIEMTFFEVMTGLAYAAFADAPVDVMIMEVGMGGRWDATNVADAQVAVVGPVAMDHMQYLGDTIAEIATEKAGIIKAGSTAVIAGQSADAARVLAQRCLEVGAPMVREGIDFGLLDRQPAVSGQLLRLDTASGPIGDIFLPLLGAHMAHNAALALASVEAFMGGKGLDPTVIEAGFGQVVAPARLETVHSEPTVVLDTAHNPHGVKATLEALREAFTFRPLIAVVAMMADKQVDQVLAQLEAVADIIVVSHVSGSRRAMSVAELADLATGIFGANRVRTADDVSQALSTAMGLAEQSGEGAGVLVIGSVYLAGEVRDILVGHDVTTVGQPLRLGADDLQVGERRPAIIDADDEDVDDED